In Corvus moneduloides isolate bCorMon1 chromosome 3, bCorMon1.pri, whole genome shotgun sequence, one DNA window encodes the following:
- the GDF7 gene encoding growth/differentiation factor 7 yields MRLPAAAAALCLCLLGACRLRRGLEAAAVRGPSAAAPQRPSAAAPSSASSFSAAAASPFSSPPRRDGALRNGTVVPHHYMVALYQRLAARRAPGRRADTVTGFAERARSDASPSAFEQRYLFDISSLPEAEEVTGAELRILRSLPENRSLALSPEGTFHHLLLATCPSQDGEEPRLLDSRAADILDTGSSRWEVFDVWEALRDQRQRSLSGKLLCFLLRIVLDQSGQLLPPRQLGFGKPRPQPHERALLVAFSRTQRKENLFKEIRDKIKALGSPPFLEPPDPSQEVYAKRRKRRTTIAARSGGRGHGKKAKTRCSRKPLHVNFKELGWDDWIIAPLDYEAYHCEGVCDFPLRSHLEPTNHAIIQTLMNSMDPESTPPSCCVPSKLSPISILYIDSGNNVVYKQYEDMVVETCGCR; encoded by the exons ATGcgcctccccgccgccgccgccgccctctgcctctgcctgctgggCGCCTGCCGCCTCCGCCGCGGGCTGGAGGCCGCCGCCGTGCGCGGCCCGTCAGCGGCCGCTCCCCAGCGACCCTCGGCAGCCGCGCcttcctccgcctcctccttctccgccgccgccgcctcccccttctcctccccgcCGCGGAGGGACGGGGCTCTCCGCAACGGCACCGTGGTGCCGCATCACTACATGGTGGCCCTGTACCAGCGCCTggccgcccgccgcgcccccggccGCCGCGCCGACACCGTGACGGGCTTCGCGGAGCGGGCGCGCAGCG ATGCCTCCCCATCTGCCTTTGAGCAGCGATACCTCTTTGACATCTCCAGCCTGCCTGAGGCAGAGGAGGTGACGGGCGCAGAGCTGCGGATTCTGCGCTCCCTCCCTGAAAACCGGAGCTTGGCCCTGTCCCCCGAAGGCACcttccaccacctcctccttgccacctgccccagccaggATGGCGAGGAGCCCCGGCTGCTGGACTCCAGGGCTGCAGACATTTTGGACACGGGCTCCTCCAGATGGGAGGTGTTTGATGTCTGGGAGGCCTTGCGAGATCAGAGGCAGAGATCGCTCTCGGGAAAActgctgtgcttcctgctgAGGATTGTCTTGGATCAGtcggggcagctcctgccccccCGGCAGCTGGGCTTCGGCAAACCCCGGCCACAGCCCCATGAGCGAGCCCTGCTCGTGGCCTTCTCCCGCACCCAGAGGAAGGAGAACCTCTTCAAGGAGATCCGGGATAAGATCAAGGCCCTGGGCAGCCCCCCCTTCCTGGAGCCCCCTGATCCCAGCCAGGAGGTGTATGccaagaggaggaagaggaggaccACCATTGCCGCCCGGTCTGGGGGCAGAGGCCATGGGAAGAAGGCAAAGACCCGCTGCAGCAGGAAGCCCCTGCACGTGAACTTcaaggagctgggctgggatgacTGGATAATCGCCCCCCTGGATTACGAGGCGTATCACTGCGAGGGGGTCTGCGACTTCCCCCTGCGCTCCCACCTGGAGCCCACCAACCACGCCATTATCCAGACCCTGATGAACTCCATGGACCCGGAGTCCACCCCCCCGAGCTGCTGCGTGCCCTCCAAGCTCAGCCCCATCAGCATCCTCTATATAGACTCTGGGAACAATGTGGTTTACAAACAGTACGAGGACATGGTCGTGGAGACATGTGGCTGCAGGTAG